A region of the Hirundo rustica isolate bHirRus1 chromosome 5, bHirRus1.pri.v3, whole genome shotgun sequence genome:
GCATCAGCCAGCAACAAGAGGGTGACATAAAGTAGCTTGTTCGCATTTTCAAAATGGTGATAAGAAACATTCAAGGCTGCTGATAAATGAGTGTGTTGGCAGCACAACAAGATGAAAGACTTGTGCTGAAAAACAAGATCGTATTTTGGGTTTGATAGTCCGCAGTGGCTTGAAATTGCAACTGACTTGGCGATCCCCAGGCTACAGGTACAGGGTGCCGGAAAAGAGAGGAGTATCTTGGATGTCATGGCTCTCATGATCTTCCTGATGCTGGGGTCCTGCTTGGCCTGGCCCATCCTcttcctgagcagctgcttggATACCTACCTGAATACCCTGGATCTGAGCCTccacagcccctccctgggGTCCTCCACtgttggggtttgggatttcaGCTTGCCTTTTCCTACTCATTTTGCTTCatcctaaattttttttttctgggttcaGCACGACCTACCTTCCCCACGTGTGCACTTTGGAGAAGCCAGTGCCAGGTTTTTCCTCTTATCCCTTCTGGATGCAGCAATGACAGCAGGGCTGTCTTCCCAGACCACCTAGAAAGGGAATAATCTTCACCAACAGGTTCAGTCGGTGCTGCCTCTGACACCTTCAAGCAGGGATGGGAGTGAGGGGGAGAAAAATCGTTTCTCTTGGAAAACCAGTCTCCAGGGAAGGGGTATAAAAGGCTTGTCAGTGATGAAGCCCAGCTGAAAACTTTGTATTGCAAGAAGCCCTCTGTGTCTCGGGCTCATCCCcacagcgtgggcagcaggggatgggGGGGATTCgccccctctgccctgctcaggtgagaccccccTGGAATGCTGCATCCGGCCCTGAGGTCCTCAGCACTGGAAGGACattgacctgttggagcaagtccagaggaggccaccaaggtTATCAGAGGGAGGGAGAACCTCTGTTATGAGGAAAAGCTAGATGTTTTcaaaagccagggaaaaaaaaaaagcttcagggTGACCCAATTGCGGCCTTCCAGTGCCCGAAGGGAGCCTCAAGAAAGATGGAGACTGCTTACAAGGccctggagagacaggacaagggggaatggcttcacactggcAGAAGACagggttaggtgggatattgggaagaaattcttccctgtgaggccctggcacaggttgcccaggaaaactggctgccccatccctggaagtgttcatgtccaggctggagggggcttggaggaacctggtctagtggTAGTTCTTCCTGCacgtggcagggggtggaacggGATCATCTTTAAGTTCCgttccaacccaggccattccaAGCCACAGCGCTGTGGCAGGAAAACGCAGCAGTGACAGCCGCGAATGCCTGTCCCGTCCCGGGCAGGGGCAGCGCGGGCAGAGCAGCGGGCATCCCCCGAGCCCCAGGGCAGCCGGCGGTGCCCGGGAAGCGCTTCCCGTGCAGCGCCTGccgggaaggagggaaggaaggccGCGGGGGCGGAGCCGCGATCCCCGGCATGGCCGTGGCTGCCGTCGCCCGCCGCGCTCTGTCCGCGCTGCTGCTGGGCCggggcccggcgctgccgcccgccCTGCGCCTGCCCCGGCTCgccccggtcccggtcccggccCTGaccccgctccgcgccgccctCCGCCCATACAGCCAGGTACGGCCGCGCGAAAATGGCGGGCACCGACCCCTGCGGGAAACCGCGGCCTCCCGCTTCTCACCCGGGGGCTTTTCTCCTGCGTCCGCGACAGGTCACAGATGCTCCGTCCCACGAAGGTCGCCTCTCGGAGCAGGAGCCCGCCTCACCCAAGGCGGAAAGCAACACTGTCTACCTCGTCAGGGCGCAAGGATTCCCGTTCTCGTGCACCGAGGAAGATGTCCTTACCTTCTTTGATAGTATgggttttcattttcctgcctAACTGTTCTGCATGCTGGTATTGAGCCCATTATTTCATGATTACTTAACAGAAGGAATATTAGTCATTAGTTCGTGGCTACTTAACAGAGAAAGATAAGGTCCTATTATTGCTGCAAAGTTATTCACAACTGACACACATAAAGGGAATAATCAACATCCAGACTGCTAGATGCTTAGTAGAAGCTCATCCTTATGGTCTCTTAAATTAATTGGACAAGTCTTTCCCTTCTTAATCAGTGTCTCCACAGCAATGGCAATCCAGTTCAAAGTGATGCTCTTACAGGCCGTTATGGCTGCGAAAACTCCTCTCTTTTTAAGAAACCGAGGGTTTTACTAATTAGTTTAAACTGCACGGTTGTTTTATCCTAATTCATGGATTTTATAAATCTTTGTAGGGCTGATCCTCTCTACTCTCATACAGCACAGCATCCTCCCAGGGGCCAGATGCaagtttttaaattacttgCTGCTTACTTACGAACTAAAGCAAGTCAGTTTGACCTTAGGCTTCACGTTAGGAATGCAAGTGTTCTACCCTTTGTTCTGCAGTGCTGAGGGGATGAGCCCTGAGCACTGTAGTGAGGACACAGAGATCCCTGTGTCTGATGCAGTCCTGTATGTTCCTGTGTTGTGTGTCCCTTGGTTCCCAGGCTGTAGAATTCGAAACGGTGAGAACGGGGTACACTTCCTCTTAAACAGGGATGGGAGGCGCAGGGGGGATGCCTTGATCGAGCTGGAGTCCAAAGCAGACGTCCAGAGAGCCCTGGAAAAGCACCTGAGGTACATGGGCCCACGCTACGTGAAAGGTGGGTTTGGAACATCAGGAGTTACATTGCAGTGAAGCTCCTTAGGGAATGAGAGCTCCCTGATTAGCGAAGAGGGGCGGGGGTGGCAGTGAGCGGATCAGCCAGCAAAGCACCACTGGGCCAAAATGTCCTAGGCTGGccagggggagcagaggggcaggaccacagagcCTGGAGTGGGGGAGGAAACAGGATGGAGCTTTGCAGGGGGCAAAGGCTGCCTTAGGAGAATGCCCGCAGAGCGCTGCCTTCCAGTGCCGTGTGGGGAGATGCTCCATGGCCACATTCCTTGCAGTTTTTGAAGTCCATGACAGCGATGTGGAGGGCTTGCTGCAGAACCTGCGGGATGAGACGCAGGCCATGAACGACGGAGTTGTGCTGCTCCGAGGCCTCCCCTTCACCTCCACTGAGGAGGACATTGCAGATTTCTTCTCAGGTAACTCAGCCCGGGCCATCCTCTTCCTTTACCAGGCATTCCCTTCCTCAAGTTGATGCTGTTGTTCCTCAGGGGACGAGGCAAAGCACATGCAGCCTCAAACCTTAAACACCACAAGGAGTTGCTGTTCTCCAGAAGTCACACAGGCTTTCTGAGCGCCCCGCAGTTTGCTTCCCCCTCTGACCTTGTGCAGGTCTAACCCAGGATCAGTAGTTTGAACACCCTGGGGCCAGGGGAAGCAAAGGAAGGGGACCGGATGTTGTGATCTGCAGTTGGATCGCTACCAGTGCGTAATTTGGCAAacttgagaaggaaaaaggcttGAGTGATAGTTAAGTCCAGGTGAATGCAATGTGGGTGTTCCCAGCTGTGACATCAGGATGGCTAGGTCACATATGCCACTTGAATCCTTGACCCATGCTCAGTGCTGGAGCAGTCTGGGTCGTGGCTCCCCAAGATAATATTCTGCAGCACAAAAAGTGAAATTCACTGAATCTGACTTGAGTTataaaaaatactggaaaaaatgACCATAAGAGAAAATTTCAAGAATATTTGTGCTCTGGATCTACTTGTTGTCCAGAACCTGGATTCACTTATTTGGAGTCTCAAATTGAttccttttttaatgaaatcttCTGTGAAAACTGCCTTAAAGCAAAAAATTGGAGTTTAAAATACTCCAATTAGGCCAGCATGAGCAGTTGTTTCAGAACTATTGAGCTGCCCAGTTAGCTtatcaaaaaagagaaaaatgaaaaaaaaagggctttctGAGCCATAGCACAAGTTTCTGCCACAATCCatgcctttttctcccctgCTATCTCTAGGTTTGAAAATAACAGACATAGCTTTCACTTACCGGGGAGACAGAAGAACAGGAGAAGCTTTCGTGCAGTTTGCTACTCCTGAAATGGCGGCCAGGGCCCTGCTACGGCACAGGGAATATATGGGAAATAGGTAGGTACTTCTCTGGTGTTCAGGGGCTGTGAAGCTCCTGTGGGACTTGGAGCTTCCTGCCTGGTGAAACAGCTCATCTCACAGTCACAGTGCAGTTAAGGGGGGCAGAGGCACCTGCAGCGCTCACAGTTTGGGGAGCTTTGGGGCCTCTCAGAAAGTCTCTGGTTTTTCAGGTATTCCTGAAGATGTTTTCATCCCAATGGAAAGGGGTGACAGCCTCCAGAGTGGGGAACACCAGACAGACATAGTCTGCTCGAGGCCTCAGTGCACAAGGCCTCCCAGACATGTGATCCTGCCAGATTTCCGCCAGGTTCCTCCGTGCTTTGGGCAATTTTGGCAGCTGTCCTCCTGCCCTTCagcccagtgcccagcacagccggCCCTTCCTCTCAAGGAGTACCTGTTTGAGGCACGGCTGACCTGCCTTGAGTCCATCCCCGGCAGGGACTGCTGGCCAGCACCGCACCATCTCCCACCTCTTTGGTGACCACATCCCCTTTGGGAATTACACCATTTTATTCCAGAGCACTGACCCCACACACTTACCTCACAAGAGCCTCTTTCCTCTCTAGCAGAAGCACAAGGCCACTGTTTCCCAGAGTCCATAATATCATTTAGGTTAGAGAAGGCCTTTTAAGGTCACTGTGTCCAACTGTTGACCTaaacactgcccagcccagccccaaacccTGTCTGTGAGCACCACACCTGCAcagcttttaaatacctccagagctgtgctcagaaaagaaaacccaaacagccaaggctgcttttccctgctgagTTTTGAGACTTCAGTAATCTATAAAACTTTCTCTGCATCCCATATAATGAAAGAGTTTTCCAAACCTTACCTCTCCTCCTGCACACCAACCtccttccttttgtttccttacTTCCTGTTTCCAGGCTGCATTTGCTTGTGTTTGTCAACCTCCCCACTCATATTAAAAGGAAACAGCTGCTCCATGGGCAGAatttgattaattaattaattaattgcattAATAGGACTCCTCTCAAGTAGACCTTAATTCCAAATttactgataatttttttttgtcagaatgTGAGCTGACCTGACTCATCCATCTGGCTCAGACACCTCCATTTCCATGTGGTTAGCCAAGAAATGGAGGGGTTTTTGAAATTGCTGGCAGCTGGCTCCCATtcatttttcctggttttatcCAGAACTGgcctccagcagtgcccagtgctGAGGGGACTCGGGGGGCTGAGCTGTCAGCTCTGTCAGCTGTACACAAGGTTACTTCCCTTGCGCTGGCTGCTCCCTTCAGGAAGGGTGGAAGGCTGCCTCCCTTGAATAGCCGTATCTCCTTTTCATCGTGCTGTTCCTTCAGTGCTCTGGAAATTCCCTGATTTAACACTGCTAGTGAAATCGCATCAGTTTGATAGGCACATGGAAAATCCTAGGGCTCCACTGAAGTATTTCCCGTGACCCCGTGCACCTTGCGGGACTACCTGTTTTGGGGCTGGATAGGGTGTTAGATTTGGCGTTTGCAGAAGTGCAGCGAGGGAAAAACAGCCTCAAAGAGAACTGTGCCAGTGAAATGAATTAATTCTTCAGCACCTTGGCGGCCATGGCAGGGCTCTCACCCCCAGTACCTGAGCAGGGCCAAGGCAGGACGTAGCTGGAAGGTGCGTTCTCCAAGCCCGGAGTGCCGGGTGTGCCATGTGCTCTTTCCCTTTGGGCTCCAGGTACATAGAAGTGTACGTGAGCAGAAAGCACCAGATGCAAAGGCACATGTCCTACAGCAAGCAGGTGATGGCCTATTCCAAAGAGAGAAGAGAGTATGAATCCATCTCTGAAGACAGGGGCTGGAGAGACACTGGAGGCTCCTATACCGAAGGAGAAACCAGTGAGTCCTTCCCTGTCGTGAGTGTTCCTCGAGGCCCCTTCGTGTCGCCCCACGGCTTTCACATCCAGGAGGGGGGCACTGCAAGcacaagtgatttttttcccctccattccACAGAAATGTGCAGGCAAGGAACAGAAAGCTCCAGGCACGTGTTAGAGTCTGAGAACGTGTCATCACCACCACAGCACTTTGTCCGCATGAGGGGTTTTCCTTCCCAAGCTAGTGCCCAGGACATAATAAATGTGAGTAACAGGCTACGGATGAAGCGTGGTTTTGTCAGTACCCATGCAAACCCTCAGTTAATTGTTACAGCTGCAGGAATTGCAGGCTTTTAATTAATTAGTGTCTGTTAGTCCTCTGTGCCGTGTGGCTTTGGAGAGCTGTGGCCTCAGGCACAACAGGAATCTGCTCCTCTCCATGAATAGGAAGGAAGTAAGGCTTGCTGGGATATGTTAATATCCATCACTAGGCCTGAGGAGCCAGTGAGAACCTAAAGCAAGGTTTCAGAATAGCTGACTGCTTAGAAATGCTGACAGTGTACATGGAGCTGCACTGATGCGTTCAGAACGTGGGTGCTGTGTGAGGACTTTTGTTCCTGGCAGGAGTTTCTATGCCAGGAGCTCACAGGGTGGGACAGGTGACTGGGGAGTGCCTCAGCCTCACCCAGATGGATCAGGGAGCCTTTTGTTGCCCAGGAGCTCAGTACTTTTCAGAGTAAAAGCTTTGAGTTTCTGGGGAATGGGGTGcattgttgttgctttttttcaccaaactctttgctgcttttcagttttttgCTCCCCTGAGGCCCACAAGGATCTTGGTGGAATATAACTCCCATGGAGATGCCACAGGAGAGGCGGATGTGCACTTCAAGAGCCACGAGGATGCAGTCGCAGCCATGGCCAAGGAGGGGTCACAGATGGGTAAGTcagaaaaaagagaggagatCCTACAACCCTGGGACTGAGACCTCATGGGGTTGGCACAGCTCATCCAGCTACTGTTGCACCCTGTACAGAGGGATCACTTGAGTGTAGCTTTCCGAGTTGTGATGTGCCTGGgctttgcagaggaaaaaaaaaaaaataccatgcGACAGTTGCAAGTGTCTAACCTCAGCCCACCTCTCTTCCGTTCCCCAGAGTGCTGTGCCATTGAGTTGTTCCTGAACAAACATCCAAAGGGCAAGGAGAACTGCtagtgacagtggcacaggcGCAGGTTTGGTAAGCACATGCCATCTCTGTCCTTCCGGCTCTCTTTGTAGCACCGTGTGCCCCAGGCTCTCAATCCATGGTATTCCAACCAGCCCAAAGGGTAAAACGTAGAGGGGCTGAAGGGACTGAAGGGAACCATCCCCTGGCCTGACACAGGTGTCCAGCCTGGATCCCACAGTCTGCACCTCTGGAGTCCACAGGTGCCagtcctgcagcacagaggcagcATGGAAAGCTCTGATCAGGTTATATTCCCTGGCAAGGAGAGGAAACATGGCTGAACGTTTCCCATAGATGTGGCTTAATAGTAATTGGTCTTTTGGATGGGGTGGGGTTTGGTGTGACTGTGAAAGATGGCAGACATCTTTTTCCATGAATTCCCTTCAGAAAGTGGGAGGTGGTTGTCACTGCTCCCCAAGCCCtggtccctgcagcagggagagcagcccaCCCATCCTGGGTTTGTAATCCAGGCCGGGGTTTGGGATGTGCGGTCTGACCTCTTACCTGCATCCCACGCTTCCTTGGCAGCTCCCTTCTGttggtgcctgtgctgggggaaTTAAACACCCCTACCCCgtgtgcctgtgctgcagccccaccTGAGCATGTGCCACCTGGAGTCGGTGGTATTTTACTACTGCCAAACTGTGCTATTTCTTTCTAATAGAGAATTAACTGGGAATAAAATGCAGTGGGCAGtggagaagaaaggggaaaacagtAAGCCACAGTGGGGGGAGCAAgtgatttttcctcttcttgtttTTAGGCCAAGCAAACACATTCCGTGGGTATGAGCATGAAGATCAGGTCCAAGAGTCACCACTCAGCAAGGAGGACAAGCTAACATTAGTTCAGCCATGTGTAAGAGTTTGGAACAAATCTGATGGGCTGTGGGGAGTtgcaccagcagcagtgggaacgGCCAAGGCTGCAGGGTGGAGCAGTCCTGGGCTCCAGGTGCATCAGGCTGCATTAATAAAACACCAGGATTGCCACTGAACACCAGAGTGATTTCAGTCCTCACACAGGTGCATGCTGTTGCTCTGAATCCTTTCTTACCTCCAGTCCAAGAGGAATGGGAGAGAAAGACAACTCAGGAGGCAGGATATGGATGACCAAGTTTTTTTATTGTGTGGAACA
Encoded here:
- the GRSF1 gene encoding G-rich sequence factor 1: MAVAAVARRALSALLLGRGPALPPALRLPRLAPVPVPALTPLRAALRPYSQVTDAPSHEGRLSEQEPASPKAESNTVYLVRAQGFPFSCTEEDVLTFFDSCRIRNGENGVHFLLNRDGRRRGDALIELESKADVQRALEKHLRYMGPRYVKVFEVHDSDVEGLLQNLRDETQAMNDGVVLLRGLPFTSTEEDIADFFSGLKITDIAFTYRGDRRTGEAFVQFATPEMAARALLRHREYMGNRYIEVYVSRKHQMQRHMSYSKQVMAYSKERREYESISEDRGWRDTGGSYTEGETKMCRQGTESSRHVLESENVSSPPQHFVRMRGFPSQASAQDIINFFAPLRPTRILVEYNSHGDATGEADVHFKSHEDAVAAMAKEGSQMECCAIELFLNKHPKGKENC